The Hyla sarda isolate aHylSar1 chromosome 2, aHylSar1.hap1, whole genome shotgun sequence genome includes the window CGGAGCATTACACACAACAGTTGATGGGGATCTCAGAGTATTGCACACAAAAGTCATTGGGGATCTCAGAGCATTACATACAACAATCGATGGGGATCTCAGAGTATTACACACAAAAGTCATCGGGCTCTCAAAGCATTAACCACAACAGTCATAGGGGATCTCAGAGCATTACACACAACAGTCATCGGGGACCTCAGAGCATTACACACAACAGTCGTAAGTGATCTCACAGCATTACACACAAAAGTCATCAGGGATCTCAAAGCATTACACACAACAGTCGTAGGGGATCTCAGAGCATTACACACAACAGTCAAAGTGGATCTCAGGGAATTACACACAAGAGTCATCGGGGATCTCAGAGCATTACACTCAACATTCATAGGGGTGTCTCAGAGCATTACACAAAACAGTCATAGGGGATCTCAGAGCATTACACACAACAGTCATAGGGGATCAAAGGGCATTACACACAACAGTCATAGGGGATCTCAGACAATTACACACAGCAGTCATAGGGGATCTCACAGCATTACACACAACAGTCATAGGGGATCTCACAGCATTACACACAACAGTCATAGGGGATCTAAGAGCATTACACACAACAGTCATAGGGGATCTCAGAGCATTACACACTGCAGTCATTGGGGATCTCAGAGCATTACACACAACAGTTGTCAGGGATCTCAGACAATTACACACAACAGTCGATGGGGATCTCAGAGCATTACACACAACAGTCGTAGGGGATCTCACAGCATTACACACAAAAGTCATCGGGATTTCAAAGCATTACACACAACAGTCATAGGGGATCTCAGAGCATTACACACAGCAGTCATCGGGGATCTCAGAGCATTATACACAACAGTCATAAGGGATCTcacagcattacacacagcaGTCATCGGGGATCTCAAAGCATTACACACAACAGTCGTAGGGAATCTCAGGGAATTACACACAAGAGTAATCAGGGATATCAGAGCATTACATACAACAGTCGATGGGGATCTCAGAGCATTACACAAAACAGTCATAGGGGATCTCAGAGCATTACACACAACAGTCATAGGGGATCTCAGAGCATTACACACAACAGTCATAGGGGATCTCAGAGCATTACACACAACAGTAGTAGGGGATCTCAGAGCATTACACACAACAGTCATAGGGGATCTAAGGGCATTACACACAGCAGTCATAGGGGATCTCACAGCATTACACACAACAGTCATAGGGGATCTAAGAGCATTACACACAACAGTCGTCAGGGATCTCAGACAATTACACACAACCGTCTTCGAGGATCTCAGAGCattgaaggagtactccactggaaaacttgttaattacttctattaaaaaatcttaatccttccagtacttatcagctgctgttatgatacacaggaaattcttctcttttcgaatttcctttctgcctgaccagagtgctctctgctgacacctctgtccaatttaagAACTGTGGGGAGCAtgataggttttctatagggatttgctcctactctggtcagttcctaaaatgaagaggtgttagcagagagaactgtggtcaggcagaaaggaaattcaaaaagaaaataacttcctgtggataataacagcagctgataagtactggaagaattaagattttttaatagaagtaatttacaaatctgtttaactttctggcaccagttgatttaaaaaaaatgttttccagtggagtacccctttaaatacaacagTCCTCTGGGATCTAAAACAATTACACACAACAGTGGATGGGGATTTCAGATCATTACAGACAACTTTTCAGAATCGGCCTTCAAGTCATAATTATAATGATTGGCTGATTAGATAGAATTGGACCAGAAACTAATTTCAGAAGATTCGTCCACCACTAAAATTGTAGCCGAGGTTCTCGATTGTCTACGTCCTCTTCTCCCTTTGTCTCTAGCTGAATTCTGGGAGTTTCcttcctttttaataattttcctattttaccataaaattgacATAAACAACCCAAGAGGTCACCAAACTGGGCCATACTGCCGTGGGTAGGGGATCTGGGAGATAATTGTTGTCTGAATGATGGCCTTTACTCATTACTGTAGGAGGGAACTGCACAGCTGGCCTCCGTCTTTTGCTATGAACGACTATACAGTTTCCTATTTTTTCACTTGTTTCACCTAATAGTCTGTCTTGAGCCCATATTTTGGCCCAAACCACTATAGCTGGACCCTTGTCCTTAGGGTTTACCATAAAGTGGACTTGTTGTTTTGGCATCGGACAAGCGTTGTGTCCAATGTTATCACCATTGTTCTCTTTCCTTCAGGATCGAGTTGTAGATGACTCCAAGATGGCCGACTGGTCAAACCAAAGCCTCATCCGCTTCACTCACACAGAGTTCGTCCTCTTTGGGTTTCCTGGGATTATAACACACAGGAAGCTGTTAACCCTTCCCTTTGTCTTTGTGTACATTCTAATCCTGACAGGGAACTTCACCATCGTCTACAGGATCTTCATGGAGAAGAGTCTGCAGGCCCCCATGTACTTCTTCATCTCCATCCTCTTTCTTGCCAACATTTCTTGCACCACTTCCATCACTCCTAAGTTTCTCCTTGGTTTGTCTCTTGGTTTGGACCGGATCAGTCGCGCTGGTTGTCTAGCCCAGATGTTCTCCATATATTCCATGACTATATTTGAGTCTGGGGTAATGCTCGCCATGGCTCTGGACAGGTATGTGGCCATCTGTAGACCTTTACGTTataatgacatcatgaccacacggACCCTGGTGGTGTTGACCTGTGCCTGTTGGGCCAGAAGTGTTTGtcttgtgtctccagttgttataATGACGTTTTCTGCTCAGTATTGTAGATCCAACATCATCCTGAATTTTGTCTGTGAGAACATGGGTCTCCTGAGTTTGGCCTGTGGGGACATCTCCAGGCAGAAATTGGTGGGTCTGGTTGTCCGTAGCTTCATCACGTTGGGTGACTTCAGTCTTCTGGTTCTGTCTTACTCCACCATTCTCAACACGGCCATGAAGATCGCCACTGGGAAAACACGGAACAAGGCCCTGAACACATGTGGGACGCACCTGCTGGTGGCCATGTTCATCTACATGTGTACAATCATATCATCTATCATATACAGGATGCATAGGTCCATATCCATCGACATCCTCAATCTGGTCAGTGCCATGTACCTCATGCTGCCGGCCACCGTCAACCCCGTGATCTACGGcttcaaaataaaagaaataagaaAATGTCTGACTAAATCCTGGAGGAAGAAAAATCACTTAACAAGAACATAAGAAAGAATAGAAAGAGAACAATGTATAAATGATGGAATTATTAGCAGTGTAGGCCCTTCCGGGCAGGGCCCTCTCCCCTCTGTATCAGTAATTCCCTATTTCCCACTCATTGAACTTACACGTGTgtttataatatgtatataatgtccttctaataaatatataaaagtaaCTGTGATtaaagccccaccccctgtatgacatcactgatataatagtaatataatgacatgtgatcacagccctgcctccTGTATGATATCCCTGCTataatataatagttatataatgacatgtgatcacagccccgccccctgtatgacatcactgatataatattatagtaatataatgagctgatcacagccccgccccctgtatgacatcactgatataatataatagtaatataatgacatgtaatcacagccccgcccctgtatgacatctctgatataatataatgacatgtgatcatagccccgccccctgtatgacatcactgatataatataataataatattatgacatgtgatcacagccccgccccctggatgacatcactgatataatagtaatataatgacatgtgatcacagccccgcctcctgtatgacatcactgatataatagtaatatcatgacatatgatcacagccccgccccctgtatgacatcactgataaagAACAAGCGATGATCCGGCACCAGTTAAAAGTTGTAGCTTTATTTTCTCTGTATCAAAAGgcacatatatcacacagtaaaaccgactccctccacggccatacgcgtttcaagcgcatgcgcgctcttcctcagtgacgtCATGGATCCGGCAGGTAAGAGCTTTTATCTCTGCTAGCCCAGGTGAGAGGTGATTAATACTTTTCACTTCACTGAGGCTGCTTGCGCCTCCCCGCGGGATCACATGACTGGGTAGAAACTTTCCTAATACAAACTCAAAATAAAAAGGAGGTTATTATAATAAAAAGTAACAACACTGTATTCATAACCATTAATATCGCAACATAATCCCTATCATATTTGAATGGCTGTAATTCTTCTTACATATACATGTGGATAAATGTTAGCAATATTTGTTTCAATAATGGAATAGTAGTTCACGTCTTCTATTCATTCCACTTGGGGAACGAGTACCAAGGGTGAACTCCCAGAAGGCCTCTCTATGCTCCAATTTACTTCTGATACAACCTTGTCTGATACCCAATTTACTTCCATACCATAAATTCTGTATCCGGCAGTATTCCCACCATGCACCGTTTGAAAATGACAGGATGCAGCAGATTTATTTCTATTCAGAGCTCCCACATCATTAAGATCTTCTAGAGCTCTTGTTTTTAAATTTCGGGCAGTGTATCCTACATATTTTAATTTGCAATGTAAACATTCAATTACGTAAACTacatttctgctgctgcaattcagGTAACTTTTAATGTCCTACTTTCTGCTGCCTTCTGCATTTTCGAATTCCTTCGTCACCTTGACATAATTACACGTGCAGAAAAAGAAAAGAGGCGgaggcgctccttgtggagtaaaTTCACTTCAATGGTAGAAGGGATAGAAGGAGAAATCACCCGACATAGTTGTGtagcccatacacaacaatggagatcGCGTGGAAGGAGCcgaggtctgcagccttcctggtatAAACAGTCGTGGGTAAAACGGGCTTCTAATCCAGGAATTGAACGGCGCTGACCGGGATAAGGACACCAGACAGGTAGTATACCTTCCAAGAGGGATTTATTTtgttaatgcaacgcgtttcaccacgcatgcgtggtgaaacgcgttgcattaacaAAATAAATCCCTCTTGGAAGGTATACTACCTGTCTGGTGTCCTTATCCCGGTCAGCGCCGTTCAATTCCTGGATTAGAAGCCCGCTTTACCCACGATAATTACACGTGCGGCAAACTATGTGTCCGCACCCATAAAAACCCTTTTGTGACAACCATCCACTTGCGTTTGATCGGGGTTCCTCCACAAGACTGGGTGACAAATGATTTTTTAATgtgggagcttttttttttttaaaacaaattattACAGTGGCCACACATGGCAAACCAATCTCAGGTAATACAGTTTTGGGGGCCAATAGTAATCATCCAACCCATACAATAAAAGGAATACCTGTAGGGGAATGAACCCGTCTTAAATGAAATTGCTCCAGCAATGAAATTTACAATACACAATTGGAAAATGTAATAGGTAGACTGAAGGAGCGAGGATACGAAAATAAGATACTGAAtagagcttaaaaaaaaatagtgtccaACAAAAACAGAACAGACTTAATTCatggaaacaaaaacaaaaaggaatTTGAGAACAAACCCACCTTGTCATTAACATATTCCCGCAAAATCAAAAATGTGGTAACACGCCATCTGCACATATTAAAACAAGACGATATCATATCTAAAATTTTGCACAAAGGTTGTAATATTGTTTCAAAAAAAAAGCTCCCacattaaaaaataatttgtcaCCCAGCCTTGTGGAGGAACCCCGATCAAACGCAAGTGGATGGTTGTCACAAAAGGGTTTTTATAGGTGCGGACACAAAGTTTGGCGCACGTGTAATTATGTCAAGGTGACGAAGGAATTCGAAAATGCAGAAGGCAGCAGAAAGTAGGAAATTAAAAGTTACctgaattgcagcagcagaaatgtAGTTTACGGAATTGAATGCTTACATTGCAAATTAAAATATTTAGGATACACTACCCGAAATTTAAAAACAAGAGCTCTAGAAGATCTTAATGATGTGGGAGCTCTGAATAGAAATAAATCTGCTGCATCCTATCATTTTCAAACGGTGCATGGTGGGAATACTGGCGGATACAGAATTTATGGTATGGAAGTAAATTGGGTATTGGACAAGGTTCATTAGAAGTAAATTGGAGCATAGAGAGGCCTCCTGGGAGTTCACTCTTGGTACTCGTTCCCCAAGTGGAATGAATAGAAGACGTGAACTACTATTCCATTATTGAAACAAATATTGCTAACATTTATCCACGTGTATATGTAAGAAGAATTACAGTCATTCAAATATGATAGGGATTATGTTGCGATATTAATGGTTATGAATACAGTGTTGTTACTTTTTATTATAATAACCTCCTTTTTATTTTGAGTTTGTATTAGGAAAGTCTCTACCCAGTCATGTGATCCCGCGGGGAGGCGCAAGCAGCCTCAGTGAAGTGAAAAGTATTAATCACCTCTCACCTGGGCTAGCAGAGATAAAAGCTCTTACCTGCCGGATCCATGacgtcactgaggaagagcgcgcatgcgcttgaaacgcgtatggcCGTGGAGGGAGTCGGTtatactgtgtgatatatgtgcCTTTTGATACGGAGAAAATAAAGCTACAACTTTTAACTGGTGCCGGATCATCGCTTGTTCTTTGCCACTGGACGATTGCCCTTTGCCGAGTGCGGACCCGAGCACAGAAATTGGTGGAGGTGAGCGGTATCAtactttatcattgtctttatgacatcactgatataatataatagtaatataatgacatgtgatcacagccccgccccctgtatgacatcactgatataatataataataatattatgacatgtgatcacagccccgcccctgtatgacatcactgatataatataatagtaatataatgacatgtgatcacagccccaccccctgtatgacatcactgatataatataataataatataatgccatgtgatcacagccccaccccctgtatgacatcactgatataatataatagtatgacatgtgatcacagccccgccccctgtatgacatcactgatataatagtaatataatgacatgatcacagccccgccccctgtatgacatcactgatataatagtaatataattacatgtgatcacagccccaccccctgtatgacatcactgatataatataatagtaatagtgatcacagctccacccattgtatgacatcactgatataatataataatcatATAATGACAtgagatcacagccccgcctcctgtatgacataactgatataatataataatataatgatatgtgatcacagccccgcctcctgtatgacatcactgatataatataatagtaatataatgatatgtgatcacagccccgccccctatatgacatcactgatataatataatagtaatagaattacatgtgatcacagcccgccctctgtatgacatcactgatataatattattagagatgagcgaattttcagaaaaaatttggttcgatacaaatttatttgtggcgaatcgctattaaaaatggctatttctggcctacatagaggctcaataggggtgtagaacactttgccttgttctaACACTGTGTGCtgtgggagtgtgctgtgttagtgaaataatactgttattcagtaggacatgcagattacagacacgctatcagaatcactgccgcagagcgtctggatgtggcagattttgtatgtaattttaattttattttatttgaatttattaaaaaaatttgattacccattctggtgaccaTCGTGCTggggagctaccacctgttccagcccctgcctctcagcgcacccccatactctgagtgtccacttgaaaagggaaggactgcagcaccagtaacttggacaggagcacattcagcttctgtgccattggataagtgggtgcataaagctagaagtggctgcagtggctCCGCCAGACGAGATGTTCCAGCCCCTGACAGTGAAAGTGCGAATGtattatttaatcagttatggttcatttttaTAGCTCTATCAattttttgaaattgaaatttagattttataataaaatgtgtggttacaaaagaccaaatccaacaaatagtcacatgtcacatggtggcacaatgacagagcccagaggtggcagcatcacgaggagaccatatagtggtttaataacacagcctggagatggcggaagcatgagggagaccatgtagtgactgaatgacagagcctagaggtgaaggcagcatgaggagaccataatctggcagaatgacacagcctggaattggctgctgaaagaggagaccatatagtagctgaatggcacagcctagagttggcagcagcatgaggagaccatatagtggctgaatgacacagcctggagttggtggcagcatgaggagcccatagggcctcacaatccctaagattaaaagatgaattttcaatagtgctaccttaaaatcttttaagtaatgtacaaacagcatgaggagaccatatagtacctgaatggcacagcctggagttggcagcagcaagaggggaccatatagtggctgaatggcacagcgtggagttggcggcagcaataggagactatatagttgctgaatgacacagtctggagttggcagcagcaagtggagatcacatagtggctgaatgacatagcctggagttgatggaagcatgaggagaccatattgtggctgtatgacacagcgtggaggtggcggcagcatgaggagagcatatagtggctgaatgacacagccgggagttggcggcagaatgagtagaccacatagtggctgaatgacacagcctggaggtggcggaagcatgaggagaccatgtagtggctgaatggcacagcatggagttgacagcatcatgaggggaccatatagtggctgaatggcacagcatggagttgacagcatcatgaggggaccatatagtggctgaatgacagtgcctggagttggcggcagcaagaggagaccatatagtggctgaatggcacagcctagagttggcggcagcaagaggagaccacaaagaagctgaatgacatagcctggagttgacggcagcatgaggagaccacatagtggctgaatgacacagcctggaggtggcagaagcatgaatagaccctatagtggctgaatgacacagcgtggaggtggtggcagtatgagtagaccatattgtggctgaatgacacagcctggaggtggaggaagcaagaggagaccatatagtggctgaatggcacagcctagagttggcggcagcaagaggagaccataaagtggctgaatgacatagcctggagttggcggcagcatgaggagaccacatagtgggctgaatgacacagcctggaggtggcagaagcatgagtagaccatatagtggctgaatgacatagcatggaggtggcggcagcatgagtagagcatataatggctgaatgacatagcgtggagttggcggcagcatgaggaaaccatatagtggctgaatgacacagtgtggaggtggcagcagcatgagaagaccatatagtggctgaatgacacaaccgggagttggcggcagcatgagaagaccacgtagtggctgaatgacacagcctggagttggtggcagcatgaggagaccatatagtggctgaatggcacaacatgGAGTTGACAGaatcatgaggggaccatatagtggctgaatggcacagcctggagttggctgaagcatgaggagaccacatagtggctgaatgacacagcctggagttggtggcagcatgaggagaccatatagtggctgaatgacacagcctggaggtggcggaagcatgagtagaccatatagcggctgaatgacacagcctggaggtggcggcagcatgagaagaccacatagcggctaaatgacacagcgtggagttggcggcagcatgaggagaccatatagtggctacatgacacagactggagttggtggcagcatgaggagaccccatagtAGCTgagtgacaaagcctggaggtggcgaaagcatgaggacaccatatagtggctgaatgacacagcatggaggtggctgaaggatgaggaggccatatagtggctgaatgacacagcttggagttggtggcagcatgaggataccatgcaAGAGAATCCCATAGGGAAGTGTCTGGCTCCCAGACGAAATTATATTAAAAGTCCAGAATTTTAATTAGTCCATTTGAAAAATAGATAAGATGAAAAACAAAACACCCTGTGAGTTAAAAAcacaacgccgacgcgtttcggaccattaggtccttagtcatggcttagtcagccatgactaaggacctaatGGTCCGAAACGCATCAGCGTTGTGTTTTTAACTCATTGGGTTTTTTGCTTTTCATCTTATCTATTTTTCAAATGGACTAATAAAAATGTTGgacttttaataaaatttcatctgGGAGCTGGACACTTCCCTGTAGGATTCTCTTGCATTGTACTTATACCAAGGAAACGGCTCGGCGTCATCTGAATACAGATACAGAGTGCTTGGATTAACAAGACCATATAAGCAGTGAGCTGGCTACAACTTTTTCTTTATGACtatgaagaaaccatatagtggctgaattatacagtgtggaggtggtggcagcatgaggagaccctatagtggctgaatgacacaacgtggaggtggcagcagcatgaggagactctatggtggctgaatgacacagcgcggaggtggcagcagcatgatatgTATTAAACTAATCCTTGTGTGTAGATAGCAAGCAAATATAAAAAGGCTTATACTTATCAGCAAATTGGCTGGTCAAGAGATGAAAACAAAAAGGTTTCCCAACGcgttttacacccccccccccctgttcatcAAGGGATGATCTTTGGGCCGATTGTGGAGCAGAGTAGATGATGATCAGAACGCTGACGAGCTGGAACATGTGTCAGACGCCATATCAGCGCGTCCTTTCCAAACGTCCTACCTTCTATATGAGTAGCACAACCTGTGCTGCAGTTCAAAACTGACCTAGACTATATACGTCAGGAAACCATTTTAAAATTTACTGTTCAGAATTATCAGGTTCAACTAAGGGATCGAAAGAATAAGCAACTTGTTAAAGATGTAACGGATTTCAGATTTTAAAAAAGTGTATAACTTCCCTACctcaggagggagaaataataaGACATCTGACCTCTCATCATCTGAACGCGAACAAGTGGACACAGCCCGTACCGACCGGTGGCGCAATCGTGGCCGAGG containing:
- the LOC130357549 gene encoding olfactory receptor 52K1-like, yielding MADWSNQSLIRFTHTEFVLFGFPGIITHRKLLTLPFVFVYILILTGNFTIVYRIFMEKSLQAPMYFFISILFLANISCTTSITPKFLLGLSLGLDRISRAGCLAQMFSIYSMTIFESGVMLAMALDRYVAICRPLRYNDIMTTRTLVVLTCACWARSVCLVSPVVIMTFSAQYCRSNIILNFVCENMGLLSLACGDISRQKLVGLVVRSFITLGDFSLLVLSYSTILNTAMKIATGKTRNKALNTCGTHLLVAMFIYMCTIISSIIYRMHRSISIDILNLVSAMYLMLPATVNPVIYGFKIKEIRKCLTKSWRKKNHLTRT